Sequence from the Thermocoleostomius sinensis A174 genome:
GATTATGATTTTGGCTGTCAGTTTGGCAATCGCGCTGTTGTTGCGATATGGCGATCGAAACAGTAGCCTGAGTTAGGGAATAGGGAATCGGGAGTCGGGAACAGGAAACGGCGTGGCTGCATTCAAGTCGGAGTTGCCTTGCTCCCCACCCCTGCTTCTGGAGGGAGTAGAGAGCCAGATCGCTTCCTCGCCCGGTTGGGAGAGAGCGAGGATGAGGGGGGCGGTCAGACTTAGATCTCGATTCAGCCATACCTAGGAAAAACCTCTAGTCCTCTAATCCCTAACACCCAGCACCTAACCTCAACTCCTAATCCCCAGCACCCCATCCCTAATCCCCATTCACTTATGTCTCAACCCGCTTTAACCAAACGAACTTCCTGGCAGATGATTGTGACGCTGCTGCTGTTCGGCTTTATGTACTTCCCAATTTTGGTGCTAGCATTCTACAGTTTCAATGCGTCGCGTTATAGTTCGCGTTGGGAAGGGTTCAGTCTGCGCTGGTATGAAAGTCTGCTGAATGATTCGCGCATTCTATCGTCGTTGCAAGACAGTTTGTTTGTAGCGTTTTGTGCGGTGGGGGTTTCGGCAATTCTGGGCACGATGATGGCGGTAGGATTAGCCAAATACCGCTTCTTTGGCAAAGGAGTCTATCGTGGCGTCTCATACTTACCTTTGATTATCCCTGATATTGCGATCGCTGTGGCAACGTTGGTGTTTTTGGCGACGCTGGGTGTTCGGTTAAACATTTGGACGATCGTGGCAGCGCATGTGGTGTTTTGCTTGGCGTATATTGCGGTGGTGGTGTCGTCGCGGTTGGCAAACCTCAATCCCCATCTGGAAGAAGCGGCGTTGGATCTAGGAGCGACTCCGCTGCAAGCGTTCATCAAAGTGTTGTTGCCTGAACTCATGCCCGCGATTGTTTCAGGGTGTTTGCTAGCTTTTGTGCTGAGCATGGACGATCTGTTGATTGCCAGCTTCACCGCTGGAGGGGGAGCCAATACCTTACCCATGGAAATCTTTAGCCGTGTGCGCACGGGAGTGAAACCCGATATTAATGCTTTGAGTGTGGTGCTGATCTTGTTTTCAGGAGCCTTGGCTTTTCTGGCAGAGTATCTTCGCTATCGCAGCGATCGGCGACAATTCCGGCAATAACCTTCGATAAAACCCGCTTATATATATTCCACGATACTTAGGAAGTTTGTAGGTCTCGGTTACAATGCCAAGTGAATCAGGGTGCCATGACTACCTGAGGTAATCGGAGAACGACTCATGGCTTACCGAGATCAGCTTTATCCTTGGTGCATCGTCCATTCGGTGCATGGTGCTCAATCTACTGTAGTGGCTCGATTTCGGCGTCGGACAGATGCAGAGGCCCATCTGAGGATTCTGCGTCAGACTCATCCTAGCTTCACGTATCGTATTTTGTTCGAGAAAGCCCCTGCCGACCAGCCTTCCGAGCCGCCGATCGAAACCCCAACGGATGATATTTAATGCAATGGTGATTTTAATTTAAATCGATAAAAACCTCAGCTAGCGGCGGCGGACGACTGGTGATAGTCGAGGATGATAGCTTGGTTGCAACGAGCGGCGACAAAGATCGGCCATAAATGCAATCGGCTATAAATGCAATAACCGACGCAGGCGCGGCTCCAACTCAGTCGGAATCATGCGATCGCCCCGCTCTAGCTTACCAATGTAATCAGCGCTAATGTTCAAAAACCCTCCCAGTTGTTTTCGGCTCCAACCTAACTTTTCGCGTCCCTCTCGAAGTTGTGCTCCTATGAGTTCATTTCGAGGGGCGGATTCCAGACGTCTGGGAACTTTAGGCTCTGTGATTTTTGCCAGGAGACTGGGGATCGGATGGGGAGGTTTGATCGTTAATTTTGCTTGAAGTAGCCGCTCAATCACTTTGATCTTGCGCCAATCATCTGGTTTGGCAGCCATACTGCTGGGTTGTAGCCAATCGGGATATGTGACTGGATCAAACTCAATTTGCCAACCCAAATTCATCAATAGTTTCAGCGCATTGTTCCACCGACTTTTTAAGTCTCTGGCTTTGTGCTTATCCAGCAAAGCTTTGTCAATTTCGGTTCTGGGTAATACATCTTCCAATAAGCTTAAAACGCGATAGTCATAAGGATTTTGGTTACGAACGCGAACACGAGCATCTAGCGTGAGTTGAATCGCTAGTCGTAACGCAATCTCATTGTGGTACGGATCAATCCGCAGAATGTCTTTGGCCAAATAGCCAAACTGATATAGGGCTTCTTTGGCCTTACTGCCGGCTCGATTGAGAAAATGCTTTGTCCATAAGCCGGGACTAACCGTGATATACACCTCATCAGGACGCTCAATTTTTCCTGTCACCCAGTCGATTTGACCATGTGGATCAATCAACACGTCCCACATGCGCCCGATCGGTGTACTGGCATCAACGGTACGTTTGCCCCGACCTTCCACCCACACTGACTTCACAAGCAAACACGACAGAGCATGAGCCGTGCTGGCTACAGCATTGCGCTTTTCCGGTAAGCTGGTACTGTGATTGCGATCCCATCCCAAATAGCGGATTATGTCTGTCGCTTTCAAGGTGAAGGTACTATTCCACGGTTCCTGTTCTTCCATTGCGCGCGCCGCAAAAATCAGTTGTAATTTGACGGTATCAAATCCAAATTTATTAATGATTTGTTCGGCGGCCTCCCACGGTAACAGAGCCACATCTCCCAAATTCGTAATGTAGTGTTCAATATAGTTATTAGGATTAGTCTTACTTCGGTATCGAAAGACTGCTAGGGCAGCGTCACTCTGTTGCCACAAATCGGGTCGTAGTTGAGCACGAATGCTACTGGCGATCGGAATTGCGGTTGGCATTAAGATAACGGGATCAAGACTAAGACTAGTGTGAGAGCTAGCGACAGGGCGTTGCCGCAATCCCAACAGCTTTTCTATCTCTTGTGGAGAACAGGTAGGAAGATGAAATCCTTGAATGATATTGCGCGTAATATCGTGAACATACACTTGCACAAAGAAATTAAGCTGCTCCAGCAGGACTGACGCATCTAAACTAGCTAACTCTTGCTTGACCGATCGAACCAGCGATTCTGGCGGCAAGGTGTCGAATGTTTGTGTACCTAATTTAGTTTCTAAACGAGCGATTGTTTGTAGAACTAAATTAACTCCGATCGTTTTCGCTAATTCGTGCCAAAACTGAGTATGATTAAAAAAATCTGCCAGTGATTTTCTTAGATAATTTTTTATCTGTTGATCGTCAAACACCAATTCTAAAGTTTTGTGTTTCTGACTGCGATGAGTGACTAATTTAAAGTGGGGCAAGCTGATATCGATAGCGTCGATGCCGTCCGTTTGAATCAGTGTTTCAACTTTGTGCCGATAAATCTTTAACAAGTGCTGAAATAGTTGATTGGTGACTAGATTTAATAACACCGATCGATCGCGCAAAAAATCAGCTAACTGCGCCTGATAGTTAGCTGTTAAAATCTCTTCAACTAGTTTCATGCCTGGATGGCCCTGATGGGCCAAGTCCAGTTGATCGCCAGGTAATGGGTTAATGCCTGCCATTGCAACAACGGGTTCAAGCGAATTGTCGGTTGGCAGCGCAATTGAACGAGATGGCGGCTGTAGAACTGTGTGCAAATCGTATTCGTAGAGATTTTTGTCGTACTTTGTCTCCCAACGATTAAGCGGTTTTACCATCTGCGTTACTGGAGGGTTCTCTAAAGAATAGATTGAGTGTTGCTTGGTTTGAACTCATCGACTAATCAACCAAAGCGATAATGCTTCCGTACAGGTTGTAAAATTTTCCAGGTACAAGACATGCCTGCTGGAAATGTCACTAACTCTCCTTTACCCATGCGCACCGGAGTTCCATTCACTAGTGTCACAATTACATCCCCTTCGAGGAAATAACAGGTTTCAGTTTCATCATAGGTCCAAGGAAATTCAGATACTTCTTTCGTCCAAATTGGCCAATTAAATACACCGAATTGTTCAAGCTGTTCTGAACTAGGAGTGCGATCGATCGTGATTTCTGTTTGCGATTGAGTCGTCATGGTCGTATGAGTTAGGGGTTGAGTCTTAGAGCATATGGGGTTGGGGGTTAGGCTTCATCCTTTCCAATTACGGCTTCAAACAAAGCGGAATAATCAGACTCGGACAAACCCGCGTCGCAAGCTATCTCCAAGATTTTACGCACTCCGTCTAAACTGTCAACCCGTAAGCCTGCGATCGTCGCTTCTTGCAGGAACAAATTCATATCTTTCAACAAATGCTTGGTAGGAAAGTTGGGATTGGTATAGTCGTGATCTACCATGCGCTGGAGTTTTTTGTCGAAAGTGGGAGCATAGAGGGCGCTGTCGCGCAGAATTTGCATAAATGTATCAACATTGCCGCCTTGCTGTTGCACAAATCCTAGGCTAAGGGCAAAGGCTGTGGTGAGGGAACCAATCAGTTGATTTAGGGCGAGTTTCAGGGCGGCTGCGGCTCCAACGGGGCCAATTAGTTGCGGTGTGCCAAATGCTTGCAACAGCGATCGCCACTGTTCAAACTGTTCTGGCGATGCCCCCACCATAACTTGCAAACTACCTTGCTGCACTTGAGGAATGCTACCCAATACAGGGGCTTCTAGGTAATCACCCCCCGCCGCAGTGATTGCTTGCTGAAGTTGACGGCTTTCACTGGGGGCGATCGTGCCCATTTGAATCACAGTGCGATCGGCCAAGTGCGATCGGGCAGCATCCGATAGTAGCGTTTCTTGAATAGCAGTCGCATCAGTCATCATCGTGATCACGACTGAACATGATTGCAGCAAGTCGGGTACGGTTTGGGCAATGGTGGCATCGGTCGATCGCAGGGGTTCGAGTTTGGCGATGGTGCGGTTATAGGCAACGATGGGCAACCCTGCGGTCAGCAACCGTTGGGCCATGGGCAAGCCCATCAAACCAGTTCCCAAAATTCCGATCGTTCCAGTATTGGTTTCATTCTTGATCACTTTCAGTCAATCCTCCCACCCAGGTGTATTGATCCTTCGATCCAGTTCAACCCGGCTCAACACCGCTTCCTCAGCATACGGTAAACCCACAGAAACAGCGACGATCGAATTAGCACTTCATCTAAAACTCTAGGTGGGCGTTGCTGAACAGAAGTATGATTCTCGGGCTGGCGCTGCTTGCAGTCCTCACCCTAGCCTTCTCCTAAAACGGCGAAGTAATTCCAATAGTCCGGACACTTTTATCTTCGAGCCTAACTATGCAAAGCCTATAGGGTGGCGATCGCTGGTTTGACAGGCTGTCGTTTGACGCAATCGATCGCCCTGCTCAACAATAAGGCAGGATGGTAAGGCGGACATGCCTATCCTTTGCTGTCGAACGGGTAAACAATGCTGGATCTGCTACTGGTTGCAAGTTTGGGCTTTCTGGGCAGTTTTGGGCATTGCGTGGGCATGTGTAGCCCGATCGCAGTTGCCTTTTCGCTATCTCAGAAGCCGCAATCGTCAACGTTTTGGAAACAGGCACAGTTTCATTTATGGCTTAACCTGGGACGCATTCTCAGCTATGCCTTGGTGGGGGCTGGGATTGGGCTGCTAGGGTCGGTGTTGCTGGCAAGTGGGCAATTGGCAGGCATAGGCAGTCCCTTTCGACGGATTATGTCACTGGTGACGGGTGGCATGTTAATTTGGCTAGGGCTAACGCAAGTGAAGCCGGGCTGGTTGCCATCGTTGCCGGTTTTAAATCCAATGGCGCAGAGGAGCCTGCACGATCGCCTTGATCGAGCGATGGTGAACATGTCATTGCAGAGCCGCTGGTGGACACCCGCCTTACTGGGCATGACGTGGGGCTTGATTCCCTGTGGCTTTTTATATACAGCGCAAATTAAAGCAGCAGAAACGGGTGAACTGTGGCGGGGGGGCTTGACTATGCTGGCATTTGGGCTGGGCACGGTTCCAGCGATGTGGAGTGTGGGGGTATCGGCGTCGGCACTCAGTCGCGATCGACGCAGTCAGTTGTTTCGCTTGGGTGGTTGGATCACAATTGCCATCGGTGTCCTGACCCTGCTGCGAACGGGTGATACGATGGTGGACTACACCGGACACGCGGCCCTGCTTTGCCTGATGCTAGCTTTGATTGCTCGACCCATGAGTCGCATCTGGTCGGCTCCGTTACAGGTGCGTCGTGCGCTAGGGGTAGGGGCCTTTGTTCTCTCTGTGGCCCATCTACTGCATATGGTTGAGCATAGCTGGGGCTGGAATCTGCGGGCGATCGGGTTTATGTTACCGCAGCATCAGTGGGGAATTGGTCTCGGAGGCATGGGCTTCGTGTGCATGATTCCGGCCGCATTAACAAGTTTTGATTGGGCCCAAAAGCGCTTAGGCTCTCTATGGCGATCGATTCATCTTCTCTCGGTTCCGGCTCTGTTGCTCTGCACGGCTCATTGTATCTTGGTCGGTTCCCATTATCTGGGACGATTGCAACCCACTGAGTGGAACTGGGGCTGTACGATCGGGCTAGTGGCAATTGTGCTGGGTGTGCTGCTGCTGCGAACCCAATGGCTTTGGTTTCGGCTAGGGCTGGAGTCCTATTATGTACCGCCACGCCTTGGTTTGGGGTTGACTAAGCGGGCTGATGATGGCTGCGGACACGGCGCAAACCTACTGTCGAAGAGCAGAACTGAAGAACAGAAATAAGGTGAAAGAAGGTGATGCGAAACAAAATGGCGATCAAGCTAGGGACAGTAGGAGCGATCATGGCACTAGTCGGCACGGGAGTTCCAGTAATCGCGCATCAGGTGCAAGTTGTGGGCGAAGTTGGCGGCACACTCCACATTGAACCCAACGACAATCCGCGTGCGGGAGTTCCCAGCCTCGCTTGGTTTGCATTGACGCGCCAAGGTGGCGAACTGATTCCACTAGAAGCTTGTAATTGCCAGCTTTTCGTCTATGCTCAGCCCTATCGATCGGGGGAGGCTCCAGTACAAGTCCCTGCTCTAGAACCCGTCTCCGCAGAAGGATATGAAAATGTGCCCGGAGCCGAGATCACCTTTCCCCAAGTCGGCGCCTATGAACTAGTACTACAAGGTGAACCCCACACGACCAAGGGATTTGAACCGTTTGAACTACGCTTTAATGTTACCGTAGCTGCCGGACAATCGACTGCTTTGCCGACCTCACCTTCGACTGATGCTTTGGATACACCAGACTCTAGCCCGATCGCTACTCCCTCGGAGAGTGAAGCAGCGTCCGATCGTGTTCCTTGGTTTGTGTGGGTCATACTATTGGTAATTTTGGCAATTGCTCTGCCTTTGGTGCTCGCTCGTGCCCGCAAGAAGTAGGGAGCATTTCAAAAAGCTAGGGGTTCGTAACAAACAGTGGCACGCACACCAGATGGTTCTACGCCTACTCCGTACCTCCCTTGACTCAAAGTTGGTAGAGGTCTCATCTGGCGTAGGTCGTATTCGCAATTTTTAATTTAGTATTACCTAACTAGCAGACGTGGCAGAACTAGCTGAGGAACTCGCTTGCGTGTCTGCCGCCTGAGTTACCCCCATACGAATTTCCGAGCAAAAAGACGCCATGCTGAAGCCACCAAACCGCTTGAGAATGCTAGTGCGTAGGCGCAAATTGGGACTAGCAAACCACAGCCGCTCTTCCGAATACATGGTTTCATACTCGGTAATCAAGGTCAGCGCTTGATCCTCACCTACAACATACCGTCCCGCTACCGAAGCCTTCTCGGCATAGCCCTGATCGCGCAACAGCTTGCCTTCGTTGGGCTTGTCAGGATCGGCGATCGGCACTAGCACGGTTGAACCTGTATGCTTTTCCTCATCCCATTCCATTGTGCCGTTCCACGTGACGCGAGCACCGCACAACGCCAACGCCGGATCAACTTCATACTGCTGACAAAGTTGTACCACCGCTGGATCATCCTTGGCCATCATTTCAATCACAATATCAGACTTGCCGGATTCTGATTGCTTGAATGCTAGATGATGACTTGTCCGTTGGGAGAACCACTTACCAGCACTTTGCTGGAAAAATTCAACTATATCCATGAGGGCAATAATGTAGAACAACGCGCGTTTAAACGAATTCTTTCTGTTTATCCTTTTTGATCTTACACGGGGAGAGGGAGGAGGGAATCGGGAATCGGGAATTGGGAATTGGGATGAAACTTAATTCCCTTAAATCATTGAATGGTGCACTGAGCATCTAATAGCAGTAAGGAGCGTTCTTCAAATACAGTACAGCGCTGAATCGATCGCCTCAGCACGGGTCTGCCTTGTTCTAGATTTTGCAGGGCGGTTTGGTGAGCATCGGGGTATTGCTTCACCCAGTTATCGGCTAGGTTATCAGCATTAAAGATCTGACGATTGACCAACCAAAAATCGATGCTATAGGTTTGGGTGAAGTTAGCTAATTCGGCCCGATCGAGGCTGTACTGGGCCCGCACTAGATCGCTAATTTGTTGACGAAACTGATTGGCATAGCCGAGGTGGTAAGGGATAGCAAATTCTCGCCCGACTAAAACCGAGCGATTGGTGAAGCTGGGCAAATCGTTGATTTCTTTCAGAATTCCGGCCACAACTGTGTCGTTAGGCTGTTCCGAGAGAAATTCATACAGCCCTGTGGCCTTGCCGACTTGGTAATTGGTTTTTGGGAAGTCGGGAATAGTGCTGGGATAGATCAGCAGCGCCAAGGTGAAAACAGAAGCCACGCCCCACACCAGCCCCCGTTGCCAGTCCGATCGCCCCTGAGACGTTTGCCGCATCCACTGAAGCGACGCATTTAACATCAGTGACACACTGATTGCGGTGGCAAAGGCCAGCACATAGCGCAGGGTGTAAGCGGTATAGCGGCTGGGCAAATGCAGCTTGAATAGCACGGCATGGGCAATGAAGAATAATCCTAATGCCACGATCGGGATGTGCAACAAAATCCGCAGATGTTTAGTGAGGTGTTGGGTTAGGGGAAAGTAGCGGTGAAACGCCAGCAGTACTGGCAGCAGGAATCCGATCGCCAATGTGCCAGGGCGAAAGTTGGGGAACAGGCCACTCCGTTCGCCATAGAGCCAAAATGCCAATGGATCGTCATTAAAGAATTGGCTGCGACCTCGATGGTTGAATTCTGGTAGAGTGCGCGCCTCGGCAGCAGTGATTGTGGGGCCATAACTAGAGTGGAATAGAGCATAGGGCAGCATCACCAAAACCGCCACGGCTAGCGCCACAGCGCAAAATCTGTATTCTTTGCGATCGGCCGATAGCCCCAATCGTCCATTTTGCCAACGTACAGGTTGCAGCAAAATCAGTCCGGCAAACACAAACACATACTGTGGGTAAAACAAGCCCTCCAGAACGATCGTGATCAGGCAGGGCCAGATCTGGCGGCGCAGCAGGTAATGCAGAAACGCTAGAAAAATTGCGGGCATGAAGGCTCTGGGCGTAGCGGAGGCGATATCATCGTGCGTCCACAGCACTTGTTGAATCATCAGCGACGACAGAAAGGCCGTAAACGGTATAGGCAACAGTTGCATGGACACGGCAAACCCGTAAGCGGCGGCGATGATCCCCAGTGCGATCGGCAGAATTTTAGCGAGCCACATCGGGTCAACGCCCAGTTGGGCAAACACCCAGTAAAAGCCCGTGTATCCAGCCGGAGCCACGGATTGGAAGTAATCGGCAATCAGGTTATTGGGAAACAACGCTGGATCGAGAAATCGCCGCATCCAAAAAATATGTTGTCGCGCATCGTCCTGCACCACATACTCACTGCCAAACGCTTGTTGCAGCGCTAATAGTCCGTATAAAACTGCGATTGTCAAACTGAGGCAAACCCAAAAAATTGTGTGCGATCGGGCAGGTTTGGCCGATGTAATCTGCTCTAACAAGTTGCTCATGCGTCACTCCTCACTCAACGGGCCCTCTCTACTCAGCGCCCAGCACACAGACGGCATCAACGACGGTAAAGGTTTCATTCTGAAACACCGTACACGACTCAGCCATTCGTTCTAAGGCGGCTCGGCGCACACGCGGGCGAATCTCGGCGGTGGTATCGGCAAATTCTCGAAACACGGGATTGGTTTCTAAGTAATTTAGGCGAAACGATCGCGCTTCCAGTAGCCAAAGATCTACCCCATAGGTTTGAATGAACTGCTGCACCTCAGTCAACTTGGGGCTATATTGCGCCCGCATTAAATCAATTGTGCGTTGGCTAATCTGCTGATAGTAGCCCAAATGATAGGGCAAGACAAAGCCGCGCCCCCCCACCAAAATCGAGCGCTGGGCAAAACTGGGAAGGTTGTTGATTTCGCGATCGATCGAAGCAATTACGCTGTCTTTGGGCTGTTGGTACAGGAACGCATACAGATCCGGGTGGCGACCCGTCGAGTATTGAATCACCGGAAACGACACATCTTCAAACCGCAGCAGCACCGGGTAGAGCAATAGCCCGATCGCCACGATTCCCGTGATAGCTAACATCACTGGATTTTTCGGTTGTTCGTTCCGCTGTGTCATCGAATTAAATAAGCCTTGCAGCAAAATCGTCAATGCTAGTCCTGCGGCCAGCGCCGCCACAATCCGAAAACTGTGCTCGGTGTAGCGATTAGGTAAATGCAGCTTAAAGATCAGCGCATGCGCCAAAAAGAACAAACTGACAGACACCAGAATCATTTGTGGTAACACCCGCACCTTACGACTAACCAGCGCCACCAACGGCAAGCGGGTGAACTTCAGCAAAAATGGTAGTGACAGCGCCAACCACAGATGCGGCAACAGAAACATCCGCAGCGGATTCGGCGGCAGATTATCGACTTCCGGCGTAAAAACTGAATTGGCCGTACACCATTCAAACGGCAACATGCCGCTCCGCTTACCGCAGAACCAAAACTCCAACGGTCG
This genomic interval carries:
- a CDS encoding NAD(P)-dependent oxidoreductase, with amino-acid sequence MGLPMAQRLLTAGLPIVAYNRTIAKLEPLRSTDATIAQTVPDLLQSCSVVITMMTDATAIQETLLSDAARSHLADRTVIQMGTIAPSESRQLQQAITAAGGDYLEAPVLGSIPQVQQGSLQVMVGASPEQFEQWRSLLQAFGTPQLIGPVGAAAALKLALNQLIGSLTTAFALSLGFVQQQGGNVDTFMQILRDSALYAPTFDKKLQRMVDHDYTNPNFPTKHLLKDMNLFLQEATIAGLRVDSLDGVRKILEIACDAGLSESDYSALFEAVIGKDEA
- a CDS encoding phycobiliprotein lyase, which produces MDIVEFFQQSAGKWFSQRTSHHLAFKQSESGKSDIVIEMMAKDDPAVVQLCQQYEVDPALALCGARVTWNGTMEWDEEKHTGSTVLVPIADPDKPNEGKLLRDQGYAEKASVAGRYVVGEDQALTLITEYETMYSEERLWFASPNLRLRTSILKRFGGFSMASFCSEIRMGVTQAADTQASSSASSATSAS
- a CDS encoding urease accessory protein UreH domain-containing protein — encoded protein: MLDLLLVASLGFLGSFGHCVGMCSPIAVAFSLSQKPQSSTFWKQAQFHLWLNLGRILSYALVGAGIGLLGSVLLASGQLAGIGSPFRRIMSLVTGGMLIWLGLTQVKPGWLPSLPVLNPMAQRSLHDRLDRAMVNMSLQSRWWTPALLGMTWGLIPCGFLYTAQIKAAETGELWRGGLTMLAFGLGTVPAMWSVGVSASALSRDRRSQLFRLGGWITIAIGVLTLLRTGDTMVDYTGHAALLCLMLALIARPMSRIWSAPLQVRRALGVGAFVLSVAHLLHMVEHSWGWNLRAIGFMLPQHQWGIGLGGMGFVCMIPAALTSFDWAQKRLGSLWRSIHLLSVPALLLCTAHCILVGSHYLGRLQPTEWNWGCTIGLVAIVLGVLLLRTQWLWFRLGLESYYVPPRLGLGLTKRADDGCGHGANLLSKSRTEEQK
- a CDS encoding helix-turn-helix domain-containing protein; the encoded protein is MVKPLNRWETKYDKNLYEYDLHTVLQPPSRSIALPTDNSLEPVVAMAGINPLPGDQLDLAHQGHPGMKLVEEILTANYQAQLADFLRDRSVLLNLVTNQLFQHLLKIYRHKVETLIQTDGIDAIDISLPHFKLVTHRSQKHKTLELVFDDQQIKNYLRKSLADFFNHTQFWHELAKTIGVNLVLQTIARLETKLGTQTFDTLPPESLVRSVKQELASLDASVLLEQLNFFVQVYVHDITRNIIQGFHLPTCSPQEIEKLLGLRQRPVASSHTSLSLDPVILMPTAIPIASSIRAQLRPDLWQQSDAALAVFRYRSKTNPNNYIEHYITNLGDVALLPWEAAEQIINKFGFDTVKLQLIFAARAMEEQEPWNSTFTLKATDIIRYLGWDRNHSTSLPEKRNAVASTAHALSCLLVKSVWVEGRGKRTVDASTPIGRMWDVLIDPHGQIDWVTGKIERPDEVYITVSPGLWTKHFLNRAGSKAKEALYQFGYLAKDILRIDPYHNEIALRLAIQLTLDARVRVRNQNPYDYRVLSLLEDVLPRTEIDKALLDKHKARDLKSRWNNALKLLMNLGWQIEFDPVTYPDWLQPSSMAAKPDDWRKIKVIERLLQAKLTIKPPHPIPSLLAKITEPKVPRRLESAPRNELIGAQLREGREKLGWSRKQLGGFLNISADYIGKLERGDRMIPTELEPRLRRLLHL
- a CDS encoding ABC transporter permease, whose product is MSQPALTKRTSWQMIVTLLLFGFMYFPILVLAFYSFNASRYSSRWEGFSLRWYESLLNDSRILSSLQDSLFVAFCAVGVSAILGTMMAVGLAKYRFFGKGVYRGVSYLPLIIPDIAIAVATLVFLATLGVRLNIWTIVAAHVVFCLAYIAVVVSSRLANLNPHLEEAALDLGATPLQAFIKVLLPELMPAIVSGCLLAFVLSMDDLLIASFTAGGGANTLPMEIFSRVRTGVKPDINALSVVLILFSGALAFLAEYLRYRSDRRQFRQ
- a CDS encoding cupin domain-containing protein, yielding MTTQSQTEITIDRTPSSEQLEQFGVFNWPIWTKEVSEFPWTYDETETCYFLEGDVIVTLVNGTPVRMGKGELVTFPAGMSCTWKILQPVRKHYRFG